The following is a genomic window from Victivallis lenta.
TATCTTACTCTTATTGACAGAATATGATGCATTGTTGCATCATATTGACTGTCAATTTATTAACAGGGAGAAAAGTGTCACCTGTTTTTTACTGAAAAACAGAACCATTTATTCCCGCACATGACAATCCGCACATCACCGCCATGCCGAGACCGAAGGCGATTGCGAGCGCGAGAACTGCAGTGATTTTCTGTTTTTTCGTGGTCATGGAAAAATCCTTTCTGTTAGTTAAAGCCCCATGAATGACACGGAGAGAGTTTTATGGTCGCTCCAGTTGGGAACGCCATGCCGAGTGGCTTCGATTTTTACGGCTCCCGCCGTTGAACCGTCTTCGCGGACAAGTTTGACATCGTCAGTCGGTGCGAAAAATTCCCGATAGACAATTTCCTGAGAACATCCGGCGGTCATTGCAAGAACGACCGCCCCGGCGATTGCGGCTGTGAACCGCCCAATTTTCACTCTTCACCCCTTTTCTTTTTGCACACGGCACACTCGCAGGGAGAACACCAGGCGGCCCAGCCGAACAGCTGGCAGATGTTCCCGAATCTGCGGGCATGGTTCATGACGATGTAGCGGAGCGGATTCCACCAGCTGTAATTTGCTTTCGCCACCGTGTAGCCGTTGGTTTTGAAGCGGTTGTTGGATTCGGTGAATTTCTCTTTCGAACCGTCCGACTCATGCCACTCGATGTCGTGTATAAAGGCCACGACAGCGAGGCTCGGATGCAGGGCGGAAATAAGCCCTCGCAGCCATTCGGGAAAGGAATCCGGCCCGATTCCATTGTAGATGCTGGCAAGTTCGGTGATTTTGTACTTGCGGATGATCTCGCGGTTTTCGAGCTGAAGTTCCTCCGCCAGAGCCTTCAGTTCCTTGATTTCTTTGAGACGATTCATATTCCTCCTGTGTTTTGTACTCCGCCACGATGGTCGGAGTTGCATCCCGGAATCCTTTATTCGACGGTTTGCCATTCCAGCGGCGGAACGAACACCCCATCGTCCTTGAGTTCGGCGAGATTCCCGCTTTCAGCGGAGAGATTTACTTCTGCCGCGATCTTGTAACCAGTGACCGTGACAGCCACACCTTTGCTTGCGGAATTGTCTGCTGTATAAGTGTCAACCAGATCGGTCAGGCGAACGAAAAGTTCATCTCCGTTGTTCATCGTGAAAAGAATCCCGATGTCCCCTTCAGACATTCCGGTGTAAATTCCATTGCCGGCTTCTTCCGCGCTGACCTCATGACGAACTGCCGCAGAGAGGAATTTATCTGTGAGATTTCCTCCGATGGTGATATAGGAGGAACCAGCCCAGATCCTTGCCTCGCCGGAGGCGTTCACATAGATGACTCCCGCTTCACCGGTTGCGGGAAAATCGGCGACCTGTCGAACGGGGAAGCTGAAGCGGATTGTCCCCTTATAAAGCTCTCCCGTATCGGTCAGGAAATAAAGGGCGTTTTCGTCTTTGGCTTCGAGAGCGGCATACTGAGCCGCCGTCGCGGTAAAAAAGAGAACTTTTGCCATGGTGATTCCTTTTGTTATGGCGTTGAAGTTAAAGCGGAAGCCATTCGGCATCCGCTCCGGACGATTCTTTTTGTGAATTTGCGTTGCAGTTCAAAAGCACTCGGACGTGTTCGGAGTCAGCGCTGGATTTTTCAATGGCAAGGCCAAGAACAACTCCAGTATGCGCGGCAGATCCGGAAGAAGAGTTCCAACAGACACTGTCGCCAGTGGAGAAAGTGACTCCCGCCTGTTTGATGATATCGAAAACCCCGGAAAGGGTAAGAGTTCCAAGTGTTCCTGCCTTGATCGGAATTCGTGTGATCCCAATCAGGTTGCCAAGGCACACGATTTCTCCCGCATCCATGTCTTGATTTGGGATATAATCCACCGCATCGCCTTTTTGAATATATTTTGCTTTCATGAGCACCTCTTCAGCTCAGGACACATTCCCGGAGCAGTTCTTCAACGTCCGGAATCTGGGATTTGAGTTGGCTGTAAATTGCTGCGAAATTCGGATCGGCAAGAGAAAAATCCTGTGCGAGATAAAGGAAATCCCTTTGCTCGTCACTCAATCCGGATTTTATGTTTTCCCACAATCCAAGTTCCATAAGTTTTTTTGCCACCTGATATTTGCTGAATACGAGCGAATCAAGCGGAGGCGTTTCCGGCGTGACAACCGGAAGCGTTTCAACCCGCACATATCCCATTGCAGTCATGGCGGCAACACCGATACTAGGGCCATGCCAGATTTCATAGGATGTCTGCGCTTCGTTCCATTTGATGTAATGCATTTACTCCTCCGAAAGGAATTTGATTTCTTCGGCACTCAAAACCGAACTGAAAGTCGCTGCCCATGCGACTCGTGATGTGATTCCATAAAATTCCTTTGTCGCATAGCTATGCCCTAGCCAGCAGGAATTGTAATCGGAAGTACAGGAGAACATGTTTCTATCCGAAGTCCAGGACGCACGGCTTTCTGACAGGATTTCTTCACCATTAAGATAAAGGCGGTGAATCCGCGTTGTCTGATCTACGCTTGTTGCAACAGTCAGCCATCGACCGGAAAGTGATTCCCGGGCATAAGCCTTCTTAATATTGCCGGCAGATCGCGTTACCGTACTCCCTGAGCCGAATTCTGAAGAGTTCTGAAAACAAGCATAAGACTTGATTCCATAAAATCGATTTTGCCCATCAATTTCAATGCTGCATGAGAGATTGGCATGATCCAGATAAGAAGTTCCTCCGTTGTGGCAGAATATAACGCGATAAGAAAAAGGATATTCTGTCACATTGGTCGTATCCGTCAGAAATGCCCGCATCATGAGCGTATGATGAGGTGTCCGGCCGCTGAGATTCGCCTTCAGATAGAATCGGGAACCGTAATTGCCACTGATAAAATCAAACGCATCTGACGTTGCCAGCGAATTGTAAGTCAGTGTCGCCATTCCATCGTCAATATCCCGACATCCAGTTTGTGCAGAATTA
Proteins encoded in this region:
- a CDS encoding DUF2190 family protein, which encodes MKAKYIQKGDAVDYIPNQDMDAGEIVCLGNLIGITRIPIKAGTLGTLTLSGVFDIIKQAGVTFSTGDSVCWNSSSGSAAHTGVVLGLAIEKSSADSEHVRVLLNCNANSQKESSGADAEWLPL